AAGTCTTCAGAAAAGTCCTTGGCCTTGGCCTTTGGGCCACGCTACGCTCTTGGCTAAGCTACGCGAACAGCTTTCCGTAACTCAGCATTATTCGAATGCTTACCTCTTTTATTCTTAACGCTTTCCTCAGCATTATTCGAATGCTTACCTCTTTTATTCAAAAGCACCTCAAGTAGCGTGCCCATAGCCCATAAGCACCTCAAGTAGCATCTCAAGTAGCGCTAATCGCTGACCGCTGATAGCTGAATGCTTACGTCAATTCAATTTTGACGGAATACTAGTTGACCTTAACTAGTGGCCATCAGGGCTAGCAAAAAGCTAGCAGCGATTAATACCAATAGACCTAGTAAGGCTGGGTTTCTTTGACACCAAAGCCTGACGGATTCGAGTAAGCCACGCTGGGGATTATAAATCTGCTCAGGCTCTAAGGTACTTTCAGAACTATCGTCGTAAAGGGTACACTGCTTAGCATAGGGACGTTGGGGAAAGGTACAGGTATCATCAGCATGATAGGTACAGGTTTCACACAAGGGGGTATCTCCTGTGGTTTGGTGTAAGGTAATCCCCGGATGACCATAGGCTTTAAGGATTGCTCCACAATGGGGACAGGTAATCACCTTGCTATTGATAGGTTGATGGCATTTGGGACAATTGGTCATTAGTCATTAGTCATTTCTCAATAGTTATTTCTTAATCTTAACTGTCTTACACATCCAGCTGATTCCTGTTCTTTGCCTCTTTAGGGTTTAATCATGTCCCCGTACTTAATTATTTGCCCCGGTATCCATGACCACCAACTGACCCAGGATTTTTTAGCAAGTTTGGAGCTATCAAGTCCTTGGACTGAGAAAGTGTTAATTTTTCCAGCTCAGGACTACCCAGCTTACTCTGCTATTCATATTTTAGAGTTCTTGCAACGTCACATTGGTTTGGTGAAGACTCCCATAGTCTTGATCAGCTTCAGTGCTGGGGTAGTGGGTGCGATCGCAGCAGCTTGGGGTTGGCAGCTACTGGGAGGAAACATCCAAGCATTGATCGCTATTGATGGCTGGGGTGTCCCTCTGTATGGCAATTTTCCCATCCACCGGATTAGTCACGATTACTTTACCCACTGGAGTTCAGCGCTATTGGGGGCAGGGCAAGACAGTTTCTATGCTTCACCACCTATAGCCCATTTGGATTTGTGGCGATCGCCTGGTCAGTGCCAAGGCTGGTGGGTTCAGGTGCCTAGAGGTGAGCAACCACCAGAACGAATTTATATCACTGCGGCTGAGTTTATTATCGAGTTATTGGTGATTTACTCAATAGACTTCTTCCAGAAGTCGGGAACAGGGAACAGGGAACAGGGAACAGAGAACAGTGGAGAAGAATTGACACAAAAACTATCAGAATAATACTTTTGCAAGAGCTCTAATTAAGTAATTAGCTAGATAGTAGAATTTGGTTGAGTATCATCAAGCTTGAACTATTGTGGAAGAACACGAAATAGTAACAATTGCTGAGTATCAAGCAACAGCAGAATCTTTCCGGGAAGGCACCTGGAATCACGATGTCTCTCAAAATCGCAACGCCTTGGTGGATGCTATGCCCCGTAATCCAGGCAAGATTCTGGATTTAGGTTGTGGTCCTGGTAGAGACTTGGTGGCTTTTAAAGACCAGGGCCATCAAGTAATTGGTCTCGATGCTACATCAGCATTTGTTAGGATGGCGCAACAAGTTTCAGGATGCGAGGTTTGGCAGCAATCGTTTCTGAACCTCAAGCTGCCACCAAAGAGCTTTGATGGGATCTTTGCCAATGCATCCCTGATTCATATTCCCCGTGCTTCCATGGTGAGGGTACTTAAGGACATAAAGCGATCGCTTGTTAGCAATGGTGCCATAGTTATTTGACACTCCCCGCCCTATAAGAGCGGGGATTCTTAGTTCATCGACATGCCTTAAAATTAGTTATCCACCAAAGGCAATATTTAAGCCCAATATCCGTTTAAAAACCAAATACCTAGCCTAATTTAACTAACCCCAGTGGGCTTATCTCCCTAAGCGTTGAGTTTTCTCAGTTTCCGTGTGCCCCACGGTACGTTTGTATTTCAATTTGCTATTTTACTGGTTTTCGGTATCCGTTAAGATCCATGCGTTTTGGCGGTGCGACCCGTGGCGAATTTAATTCGCCGACGGAAAGCGCACCGAAGAGGTTTTTCGCTCCTCGTGTACTAGTATCGCTTTACGTCGTTGTTTTTAAATTGGCAGTACCGACGAATCCTACCTGTACTAGGCTAGATGTTTATTATAACATACTCTACTTAAAAGCCGTCCTAGAAGGACGGGGCTTGAGACCCAAAATTTTTGGTCAATGATTCGTGGTGATCATGAGGGTTATAGTGCAGGACTTACGCATAACCACCACATCTAGTAGTATAAAACACCATTATACCTCTAATGATAGCTTATTTATGTTAATTTGCGTAATTACTGTGTATATAACAATTCAATATGGTATATAACAATTGATGATCGATTTAAGGAAATTGTCACAATGAGGTATGTATTGAGAATATTGCTCGCTATTGTGATTATGAGTGCTCTGATACAGCAGCCGTCATATGCAGAGAATAGTGACTTATACAAGTATTTATCTGTTCCAGGCGCCCGTGCCACGCTTCCTGTAGAAGCAGCCAAAGAGCCGTTTTCCAAGAAATTCGTGGATCATGCCCGTGAGAGGTTTAATAACTTCCACCTTCAGATGGGAGGAGACCACGCACTTTATTACCTGATGAACCTCCCTGAGTTCATGCCGACTGCAATGTCTATGCCAGCTGTGGAGTTCAAGCCCTTGGAGCGGGCTCCTAACAAAGATGTAGCTGACATAGTGATAGAGACGGACAGTGAGGGACCGCTCAAACTCTCAAAATACTCAAAAAAAGAGACCTTTCGCCACCAAGGCATAATGATGATTCACAAAGGCAAGGTCGTTTTTGAAGCCTTCCCAGGAATGAACGAAACCGATATGCATGTCTGGATGTCGTCGGCCAAGACGACTGTTGGACTGATATCAGCAATGTTGGCTGAGGAAGACGAGATCGACGTCTCTCAACCAATCACCAAGTATGTCCCTGAACTGGCTGGCACTGCGTGGGATAATTTGAGTGTCCTTAACTTGCTGAACCATACTTCAGGGCTTGATTCGGAGGAGACAGGCGAATCGATCCTTGACCCAAACTCAATCATAGTCAGTTACTTCAGTGCCATCTTTGGGACACCTAGCTCTGGCGGTTGCCCAATAGAAGACACGGTTTCCGTAATGCGAGCCTTTTCGCCGTTATACGGAGAGGAGCCGGGAGAAGTTTTTCGCTACTCCTCTCCAAACACTGATGTATTGACGATGATGATTGAGCATGTAGAGAAGAAGCCGTGGGCTGCGGTATTTGAAGAGCGCGTATGGGGCAAACTCGGTGCACGGATGCCAGCTATGTTCAGCATGAGACCAGAAGGTGTTGCTTTGCCTCTAGGTTTGATGTCCACGACGCTGGAAGACATGGCTCGTTATGGTGTGTTGTTTACGCCGAGTTGGCAGGCAGTGGCGCAAGAGGATGTGGTGAGTGACGACGTTCTGCAACGTATCCAGGAAGGAGGAGACCCAGAAGCTTTTGCGGGGAGTGCGAAGGATGAATCAGGCTTCAAGAGTTTTGGGGGCGAACGTGCCGAGTCCAACAGCTACCAGTGGGATTGGATTTTTGAGGACAGAGCTATGGCCAAAAGTGGCAATCTTAATCAAATAATATATGTGGATCCAAAACGAGATTTTGTTGGGGTTGCCCTATCGACTGCGCCCTATGTAGAACCTTATGGTGAGACAAAAGCACCTGCCTATATGCGGAAAGCCGCCAAGCTTCTTGCCGGAGAGTGATATTTGTTTTAGTAGAGCAATTTTACTTAACTGGAGTTTAGACTATTTCTTGATTTTAAAATAAATTTCCAAGATCAATTTGAGAGATTGAATAAATTTTCATATTTTAGTCTAAATTCCAGGTTCAATGAACCACATAAAAAAAATGATCACCTTGTAGAGACGTTGTATGGGACGTCCCTACTGTAGTCTAATAATAAGTAAGCATTCAGCTATTAGCGGTCAGCTTTCAGCAATAAAAACGAATGAAATTAAATCTGGTAAGTATAGAAACGGGTTTGTATTAGATACTTACCATGTAGAGCTTTGTGCTACATTTAAAGACAATAGTAATATGTAAATATGTGAGCATTCATTGCTATAAAATATTGGGAGATGGTGAATATGGGGGCATTTTTATACCTTTTGCCCCTATTCTATTTCTCTATATCCTGACTTCTGACTGCCAAAATACCAAAATGATTATGTTCAAAAAAAAAAGATTTAATTAATAATTCAGAAATTCGTTATATTTATCCTATGTCAGAGGCGCAAAAATGCTTATGGTTTCTCCACCAAATCGCCCCTAACAATACCGCTTACAATGAGTATAATGCGGTCAAAATAAATTCACCTTTAGATATAGAAGCCTGGAAAGCAACATGGCAAAGAATCGTAGAACGCCATAGCATTTTACGAACCACTTATGGAACGGATAATGAAGGCGAACCTGTGCAAATTGTTCATCCTACGATGAATGTCCCCATGCAGGTGATTGATGCTAAGGGTTGGAGTGAAGAAGCGATGCAGCGCGGTCTTGGGGGTTCCCCCCATGAGCGACTGCATCAAGACACGGTTAAAGCAAGAAATTTTAGCCTGTGCAGATGTTCTCTATGATTTAGAAAAACACCCCATTATCCGATTATATTTGTTTCAGCGTTCCGCAACGGAATGGGTTCAATTGTTTACCATTCACCAGATTGCTAATGATAGTTTTACCAAAGATTTATTTTTAAAAGAATTCCAACAATTATATGGGGGTATTCCAGTTAAAGAACCTTTAGCTTATACCGATTTTGTCAATTGGGAATCAGAAATGCTGAAGTCACCTTGGGGAGAAACGCTTTGGCAATATTGGGAAAAACAATTAGCGGGTGAGTTGCCAATTTTAGATTTACCAACCGATCTACCGCGCCCCAGTCTAGTTACTTATCGGCGTGATTCTCATGAATTCAAGCTCAATATTGATCAAGAAGCGATATCCTACGTGAGGGAAAAACTTGAAAAATTAGATTCGAGTGCTCAGGGAAAAGAAATATTGGAAACAGCCACAAAATACATTGATGAGCAGGGCACTTCATTTTCCCGCGTCCGTGATTTTTTAGAAGTAATGCTTATTCCCTCCCTTGATTTTGATTTCTATACTTATCAGTATGACGATCAAATTGCAGTAGATGATAATGCTATGGATACATCAGATGAAGAATCAACAAGTTCCCTTGAACAAAAAATTACTGAAAAACCAGTAACCACTGAAGCGCAACAGTGGGTAACAAACATTCAGAAAAAGTCACTGGAATTTTATATTAAGTTAACCCAATTTCGAGACCAAGGTTACTATGTAGAGGAGAACGGTGGTGAGAATAGAGATTTCTTTGCAGTAGTTGAAGACTTCCTCGCTCTACCAGACAAGCCACGTCAAACTTCGGCAAGTACATCTGCAGGCACATCGACTTAGAGAAGCCAAATTTTTATGGGTGTGGTCAGCGTTCTCTCGGATGTGAGCTCCGAGAGCTGCGCTGACTTCGTCAAAAGTTTTGTAGGGTGCGTTAACGTTAGTGTAACGCACCATCAGACTTGATAGCTGATCATCATCACACAAGTGAGGGTTAATCGATTAGTGATTTTTTTATTGGAAATAGGAGAGTTTGAGAGGGGAAAGAATACCCAGTCCTCTTAGGTCGGGGATGAATTTCCCCTCTCAAGTGGCGTAAGCCACAATCTGTTAACTAGGCAATACACCGGCTTTTCCCAACGCTTCCAAATATTCGGAGAGACTTACACCGGCAACGGAAGCTAATCGCTTCAGTCCGTTCCATGCTGTATCCGTCACTCTAATGGTATGTGCTCCTTTGGGTTCCCCGTGAATACAGGGTCTTCCCATTTTTTTTGTTTCTGTTTTAGCCATTTCCTGGTCACTTTACGATTCTATAATCTACAATTAAGATAGCACGGACAAAGAGGTCGATACCATGCAATACGGATACGTCTACAAGCTCATTCCAAGTTCTCAGCAGATGACTGTCATGAATCGGTGGCTGGATATGCTCTTAGCGCAGTACAACTATCTGTTAAGGGATAGGAATGATTCCTATGAGCAGGTTAAGTCACCTAAAATGGGGAATTACTGCGACTTGAGGACTCGTGGAGAGGCGTGTCCGTTGACTTGCTCGGTCAATAAGTCAACCTCTGTTGGTTATCCTTGGAAGAAAAGCCAGAAAAATCCTAGACGTAGTGTTTATGAGCTTCAAAGTTCTACTCTTCCGACTTTAAAAAAAGAACGCCCTTGGTACAAAAAAATACACTCAACTGTCCTGCAACAAATGCTAAGACAGTTGGATACCGCCTTCTCAAAATTCTTTAAAGGTGAAGCAGGGTATCCCAAACCCAAAAGACGTTCTCGTTACCGGAGCTTCAAGTACTCACCAGGTCAAGTAAAACTTGACGGCAATCGAATTTACTTGCCCGGAATAGGATGGATGAGATTTTATAATTCTAGTCCTATCCCAACAGGTTTCACGATGAAATCTGTGACCGTGCGTCGAAAGTCACGGGGTTGGTTTGTCAGTATTCAGATCGAGGACAAATCAGTTCCGTTACCTCCGGTGAAAACTACTGATGAAATCAACCCAAATTGTGTCAAAGGATGCGATTTAGGTATCAAGAAACTTGTCAGTACTTCTGATGGCGAAACTATTGCAAACCCATCTAACACTAAAAAGTACAAGCGTCAAAAAAGGCGCTTGAAACTAAGACAAAGAGCTGCGAGTCGGAAGCAGAAAGGCTCAAATAACCGCAAAGAATCTTTTAGTAAGGTTGCGTCGTTACACGAACAGTTAGCCAACAAGCGTTCTGCGTACCATTGGGAAGTGGCTAAAAAATTGACTGATGGTACAGATGCCCTGGTTTTTGAAGATCTCAACATTAAGGGTATGAAGTCTCGTTGCAAACCCAAGCCCAATCAGGATGGTGGGTATGATTCGGCAAAGCCGACGCTTCGCGAACGCAACGGACAATCTGCCAAAAGAGCACTCAATCGTTTAATATCTGAAGCCGCCTGGGGAGAACTAGTAAAGAAGGTAGAAGTCGTGGCTGGGAAGTCAGGCATAACGATCATCAAAGTCAACCCTAAGCATACATCTGTTGAATGCCCGAAATGCCATCACATCAGTGCAGACAATAGACATGGGGAAAAGTTCCTCTGTACTGAATGCGGATATCACGATGATGCTGATGTGAACGGTGGTGTAAACATTAGGAACAGGGGTTTAAAACAACTGGGTATTGACCCCATCCAGCTACCCTCGGTGCGAGGGAAAGTTACGCCCATGGAAATAACAGCCACTTAGGTTGTGCCTGGGAATCCCCATCCCTCGTGATTAGTGGGGAGGTTCAATGGAAAATCTCTCATGGTGCGTTACAGCTTTGGTAAAATTAAGGCATTGATTAGGGCTTAAACTATGACCCTTGGAATCGAACAACCAATACAACAGAAACTCCTGAACTTTGAGGAGTTTCTTGCTCGTTATGGTAGTGATAACCGCTATGAACTGATTGATGGAGAGGTTTTCGATTTGGAACCAACAGGTCAACATGAAGAAGTTGCTGCCTTGATCACCACCAAAATTTGTGTTCAGATCGATAGAATAGGTTTACCTTGGTTTGTTCTTCAACGAGGACTATTTCGCCCTGCTGACGTTGGCATGACTGCATTTCGACCTGATGTTGCAGTTGTTGATCGAACAGAACTGGCTAGAGAGCCACTTTGGTCTGAGCAATCAGTTCTGACCCGTGGCGATTCGATTAAATTTATAGCGGAAGTTGTTAGTAGCAATTGGCAAAACGATTATGCCCGTAAAGTTGAAGACTACGCAACTTTAGGCATTCGAGAATATTGGATTGCAGACTACGCAGGACTAGGTGGTATCCGGCATATTGGGAAGCCCAAACAACCAACCCTTTCTATCTGTACTCTAGTAGATGGAGAGTATGAAATTCAATTACTCCGAGGTAATCAGACTATCACCTCTACAACTTTCCCCGATCTGAACTTGACGGCTGAGCAAGTGTTGAGAGCAGGTAAGTCTGACTTTTCACGGGAAGTCCTAAAATCTAGTCAAGAAGAAGTAATGAGTAATGAGTAATGAGCGTCTGACGACGCAGGGAACAGGGAACAGGGAACAGAACCCACCCCTAACCCCTCCCAGGAGGGGAACAGGGAAAAATACGGCGTCGAAAAAGAAGATAAGAAACAAGTTAGCTTCCCTTGGAGCCTTCTGCCTTCTGCCTCCTGCCTTCCGCCTTTTTTCTGGAGAGTAATGAGTAATGAGTGAGGTGGAGTTGCCGTTATTAATTGAGTGGAATAATACTCAGGTTGACTATCCCAAAAAAAATCAGTGCATTCATCAGTTGTTTGAGGAACAGGTAGAAAAAACACCCGATGCAGTGGCGGTGGTATGTGAAGACCGAAAATTAACCTATCGGGATTTAAATTGTCGGGCGAATCAATTAGCACATTATTTACAATCGGAGGGAGTCGAACCAGAAGTTTTGGTGGGCATATGTGTTGAACGTTCTCTTGAGATGGTGGTGGGATTGTTGGGCATTCTCAAAGCCGGTGGGGCTTATGTTCCTATAGACCCAGGTTATCCTCAAGAGCGGTTGGCTTACATGATTGAAGATACTCAAGCTTCAGTACTATTAACTCAAAAAAACTTGGTAACTGGATTACCGGAAAATCAAGCGCAAATCATTTGTTTAGATGCTGACTGGAATCTAGTTAGTCAACAAACTGACTTAAATCCCAACTGTACTGCTTCTGAGGAAAACTTGGCTTATGTAATCTACACTTCCGGTTCTACAGGTAAGCCTAAAGGTGTAGCAATGAAGCACCTGGCTTTGAAGAATCTGATTTTGTGGCAACGGTCAAACACAACAGTTTCACCAAAAGCAAAAACCCTGCAATTTGCACCAATTAGCTTTGATGTCTCCTTTCAGGAAATATTTTCAACCTGGTGTGGGGGTGGAACTTTAGTCTTAATCTCAGAAGAACTGCGACGAGACCCTGTTGCTTTGCTACATTTGTTAAGAGCAAAACAAATAGAAAGACTGTTTCTTCCTTTTGTTGCCTTACAGCAGTTAGCAGAGACCGCTCAAACTTTGGGATTTATTCCCACCAGTCTGCGGGAAGTAATAACAGCAGGGGAACAGTTGCAAATTACTCCAGCGATCGCCAGCTTTTTCTCCCAGCTAAAAGATTGTTCCCTTCATAATCAATATGGACCATCAGAAACTCATGTAGTCACAGCATTTACCTTAACCGGTTCTACTGACACTTGGTCAGCACTACCACCTATTGGTCGTCCCATTGCTAACATTCAGATT
The Moorena sp. SIOASIH genome window above contains:
- a CDS encoding zinc ribbon domain-containing protein — protein: MTNCPKCHQPINSKVITCPHCGAILKAYGHPGITLHQTTGDTPLCETCTYHADDTCTFPQRPYAKQCTLYDDSSESTLEPEQIYNPQRGLLESVRLWCQRNPALLGLLVLIAASFLLALMATS
- a CDS encoding class I SAM-dependent methyltransferase; amino-acid sequence: MEEHEIVTIAEYQATAESFREGTWNHDVSQNRNALVDAMPRNPGKILDLGCGPGRDLVAFKDQGHQVIGLDATSAFVRMAQQVSGCEVWQQSFLNLKLPPKSFDGIFANASLIHIPRASMVRVLKDIKRSLVSNGAIVI
- a CDS encoding serine hydrolase domain-containing protein; the protein is MRYVLRILLAIVIMSALIQQPSYAENSDLYKYLSVPGARATLPVEAAKEPFSKKFVDHARERFNNFHLQMGGDHALYYLMNLPEFMPTAMSMPAVEFKPLERAPNKDVADIVIETDSEGPLKLSKYSKKETFRHQGIMMIHKGKVVFEAFPGMNETDMHVWMSSAKTTVGLISAMLAEEDEIDVSQPITKYVPELAGTAWDNLSVLNLLNHTSGLDSEETGESILDPNSIIVSYFSAIFGTPSSGGCPIEDTVSVMRAFSPLYGEEPGEVFRYSSPNTDVLTMMIEHVEKKPWAAVFEERVWGKLGARMPAMFSMRPEGVALPLGLMSTTLEDMARYGVLFTPSWQAVAQEDVVSDDVLQRIQEGGDPEAFAGSAKDESGFKSFGGERAESNSYQWDWIFEDRAMAKSGNLNQIIYVDPKRDFVGVALSTAPYVEPYGETKAPAYMRKAAKLLAGE
- a CDS encoding condensation domain-containing protein, which gives rise to MSEAQKCLWFLHQIAPNNTAYNEYNAVKINSPLDIEAWKATWQRIVERHSILRTTYGTDNEGEPVQIVHPTMNVPMQVIDAKGWSEEAMQRGLGGSPHERLHQDTVKARNFSLCRCSL
- a CDS encoding condensation domain-containing protein, which codes for MSDCIKTRLKQEILACADVLYDLEKHPIIRLYLFQRSATEWVQLFTIHQIANDSFTKDLFLKEFQQLYGGIPVKEPLAYTDFVNWESEMLKSPWGETLWQYWEKQLAGELPILDLPTDLPRPSLVTYRRDSHEFKLNIDQEAISYVREKLEKLDSSAQGKEILETATKYIDEQGTSFSRVRDFLEVMLIPSLDFDFYTYQYDDQIAVDDNAMDTSDEESTSSLEQKITEKPVTTEAQQWVTNIQKKSLEFYIKLTQFRDQGYYVEENGGENRDFFAVVEDFLALPDKPRQTSASTSAGTST
- a CDS encoding transposase is translated as MNRWLDMLLAQYNYLLRDRNDSYEQVKSPKMGNYCDLRTRGEACPLTCSVNKSTSVGYPWKKSQKNPRRSVYELQSSTLPTLKKERPWYKKIHSTVLQQMLRQLDTAFSKFFKGEAGYPKPKRRSRYRSFKYSPGQVKLDGNRIYLPGIGWMRFYNSSPIPTGFTMKSVTVRRKSRGWFVSIQIEDKSVPLPPVKTTDEINPNCVKGCDLGIKKLVSTSDGETIANPSNTKKYKRQKRRLKLRQRAASRKQKGSNNRKESFSKVASLHEQLANKRSAYHWEVAKKLTDGTDALVFEDLNIKGMKSRCKPKPNQDGGYDSAKPTLRERNGQSAKRALNRLISEAAWGELVKKVEVVAGKSGITIIKVNPKHTSVECPKCHHISADNRHGEKFLCTECGYHDDADVNGGVNIRNRGLKQLGIDPIQLPSVRGKVTPMEITAT
- a CDS encoding Uma2 family endonuclease, with amino-acid sequence MTLGIEQPIQQKLLNFEEFLARYGSDNRYELIDGEVFDLEPTGQHEEVAALITTKICVQIDRIGLPWFVLQRGLFRPADVGMTAFRPDVAVVDRTELAREPLWSEQSVLTRGDSIKFIAEVVSSNWQNDYARKVEDYATLGIREYWIADYAGLGGIRHIGKPKQPTLSICTLVDGEYEIQLLRGNQTITSTTFPDLNLTAEQVLRAGKSDFSREVLKSSQEEVMSNE
- a CDS encoding amino acid adenylation domain-containing protein, producing the protein MSEVELPLLIEWNNTQVDYPKKNQCIHQLFEEQVEKTPDAVAVVCEDRKLTYRDLNCRANQLAHYLQSEGVEPEVLVGICVERSLEMVVGLLGILKAGGAYVPIDPGYPQERLAYMIEDTQASVLLTQKNLVTGLPENQAQIICLDADWNLVSQQTDLNPNCTASEENLAYVIYTSGSTGKPKGVAMKHLALKNLILWQRSNTTVSPKAKTLQFAPISFDVSFQEIFSTWCGGGTLVLISEELRRDPVALLHLLRAKQIERLFLPFVALQQLAETAQTLGFIPTSLREVITAGEQLQITPAIASFFSQLKDCSLHNQYGPSETHVVTAFTLTGSTDTWSALPPIGRPIANIQIYILDQFAQPVPVGIPGELYIGGVCLARGYLNRPELTAERFIPNPFSQEQGSRLYKTGDLARYLPDGNIEFLGRIDNQVKLRGFRIELGEIEVTLAQHPNLRQTAVIVREDQPGDKRLVAYVCPNEGQIPTSGQLRRFLWEKLPDYMVPGTFIILEVFPLTPSGKVDRRALPIPDASSLIRETSFVAPRDSVELQLAQIWSEILGLTSPRVETAWILWLAHRKRVETAFSLSLSTDSYIPQIEKSTCGLTWI